From Bacillus sp. Bos-x628, the proteins below share one genomic window:
- the thiT gene encoding energy-coupled thiamine transporter ThiT, whose translation MKQSNQLVRLMEIAIMTSLALVLDYLSGLFLRMPNGGSIALIMIPVILMSIRWGVSTGFIIGVLIAGLQLMNNPIIATPVQGFLDYFVASVVICLSGIFSGSIKKAIQEKSRKKQFFYITLSVFVASFFRLLTFFISGIVFFSQNAPKGMAGWVYSLIYNGTYMIPSFIICSIILCLLIPSASRLVFPLQK comes from the coding sequence TGAAACAATCAAACCAATTAGTACGTCTTATGGAAATAGCAATTATGACTTCACTTGCACTTGTATTAGATTACTTGTCCGGTCTCTTTTTAAGAATGCCGAATGGAGGGTCAATTGCTCTCATTATGATTCCGGTTATTCTGATGTCTATCAGGTGGGGAGTGTCTACTGGATTTATCATTGGTGTATTAATTGCTGGACTGCAGCTTATGAATAACCCCATTATTGCAACGCCCGTACAGGGATTTTTAGATTATTTCGTAGCATCTGTTGTCATTTGTCTGAGCGGCATATTTTCAGGTTCGATCAAAAAAGCGATTCAGGAGAAGAGTCGAAAAAAACAATTCTTCTATATTACACTATCTGTTTTTGTTGCTAGTTTTTTCAGACTGCTGACGTTCTTTATTTCTGGGATCGTTTTCTTTTCGCAAAATGCACCAAAAGGAATGGCAGGTTGGGTTTATTCTTTAATCTATAACGGTACATATATGATTCCTTCCTTTATCATTTGTAGTATCATCCTTTGTTTACTCATCCCTAGTGCATCTCGATTGGTTTTTCCTCTTCAAAAATAA